GTCGCCTGTCAATGGGGAAGCTAAATCGAGTGGGTTGCAGGCGCAGGATAACAAGGCCGCCTCTGCCTTTGAGCGCCGCTCAACGCCGATTGAGCCTTTGCCCATTTTTATGTGGCAAATATGGTTTGGAATAGAGCTATGCGGCCTTGGCTTTTGCTACTGGGTGTGTTTTTACCGATGTCCTACGCGCAAACCCCCCCTACCCCAGAGGGCAACCCGGTCTTGCTCCCGGCGGGCAAGCTGGGCCTCGAGGTGGTGCAGGAGAAGGGGGCCCTTACCTTCCGTAAAAATGGCCTCGAGTTCACCTACGTGGAAGGGATAGGCTGGGCCCCGCCCCTGGACGCCAACCTGCCCCCGCCGCAGGGAATGCTTTTGCCTGCGGCTGTCCTCCGCGCGGTGGGCCTGGTAGCGGCCCCGGAAGCGCGGGTACGTTTTTCGGCAGAGGCCCGCCGGCTGCGCCTGGTGCTGGATCTACCCGAGGGCGACGCAGTACAGCCCGTGCTCTCCGACCTGACGCCCTATCCGGGCCGGCTCGAGCTGAGCCTGCCCTACTTTGTACCGGGCCTCGAGGGGGTGCAGCCTGCAGGAGTCGAGCTGGCGGCCCGCTACGAGGTACAAAGCACCCTGGTCACCCTCCAGGCTCCGCCGGGCCGTCTTTACCGCTATCGCAGCTTCTTGCTCGAGAGCCCCCGCCGCTACGTGCTGGACGTGTACTACCTCGAGCTCGAGCGCGAGGAGGCGGTGCAGCCGGGCTTCCGCTACCGCGAGCTGTGGGCCTGGACGCCCGAGCCGGTGCGGATGTACTGGCTTCAGGCCCTGCCGGGCCGCTGGCGCCTGGAGCCCGTAGGCCGCCCCGGCGAGCGGCGGGTGCTACCGGAGATGGCCCCGGGGGCGCTGGCCCTGCTCAATGGGGGCTACTTCGATGGCCGTACCGGCACCCCCATCGGCCTGTGGGTGCGCGGGGGAGTGCCCCTCAGCCTCCCCTTTGGGCGCAGCGCCCTGTTCTGGCAAGACGATACGGTGTTCGCCGGCCTGCCCCGCTTCAATGCCTCGGTACAACTCGCCGATGGGCGCACGCTGCGGGTGGGGCTGAACCTGGCCCGGGCCCGCTACACCGCCCACACCCTGCCGGGGCCGGTGGGGCGGACGGGCGAGAACGTGCACCTGGTACAAGGTGAGCAGATTGTGGCTACCTACCCCGCGCCCTTCGAACTGCCCGAGGGCTTCTGGGCCCTGACCTTTCCCGTCGAGGAGCCCCTGGCCCGCACCGGCGAGACCCTGCGGCTGTTGGTGAACCTCGAGCCCCCTGTCAACTATGCGCTGGAGGCCGGCCCTTTGCTCATCCAAAGCGGCACCAACGTCTTTAGCCCTACCGCCGAACCCTTCCGCGACCGTGCCCCGGTGGAGGCAGTGGCCGCGCAGTCGGCGGTGGCCTGGACGCAGGACGGCGCGCTTTACTTCATCGTGACCGAGCCCATGCGCCCCGAGGCACTGGCCCGCACTTTGCAGGAACTGGGCTTCTGGGGAGCCATCCGCATGGATGGGGGCGGCTCGGCACAGCTTTGGGTCAAAGGTCAACTAAAAAACCCCAACGGCAGCCTGCTGGGGGCGCGTCCGGTGGTGAGCGGACTGGCCCTGTATCCCAAGCCCTGAGGGGTTCCAAATTTGGTTGGTTAGTGGTCTGGTAATTAGTTTGGTAAGCTGATTTACGTCACTTTGCTCTGACAAATCCAAACGTGAGCACCTCGTCATTGCGAGGAGGCCCCCGCCGACGAAGCAATCCAGATAGGGTTGACTGGGCTAGCCAGGCCAGAGATTCTGGATTGCTTCGCATCCTGCGGATGCTCGCAATGACGGGAAAAGGCCGGCATCCCATACTTTGTTACCAGACCATTAGAGCACTCTGCACATATTTTGTCGGCTTCGAGAAAGCTTTGTCCTGTACTGAACTGTAGCCGCCTGGAAACTCTACAGCGCTCTTCACAGACCTGGCCGCCCACGAAAACGAGAAGGGACAAGCAGGCGTGTCTCACCGAGGTGAGGCACGCTTGTCTGCGTTGCGTCTGGGCCAGGTTAGCCACGTTGTGGCTGTGGCATAAGCCATTCCCTGGCAGACGCATGTTACGCACTGGGGCGTGGGCCACGGGTGCTTGGGTTTCGAGTTTCCCGGCGGCCACTATTCTGTCCTGGACAAAAGATTCTTAGTGCTCTGGTAACAAAATACGCAGTATGGGGTTTAGCCTTCAGAACGCGCCGTGTCTCGTAAACCTGGGCCTTCGGTGCCTTGCCTGTACGGTCATGCAAAAAGCACCCCACCCCGCTTCGCCCCTTTCCTCCCCTACTGCGTAGGGGAGGCCAGGTGGGGTGGCTGACCTGGCCCTTCACGCAGCGGATTGGGGGCCTTGCCTGATACCCTCCCCCACCCTCCCTACGCGGTAGGGAGGGCGTTTTTAGGCCATCTCGGGGGCCGAAGTGGGATGGAATCTCTACATCGATGTATTCGGTGTGCGGTACATAACTTCGGAAATTTAGTTACCAGACCATTAGTCCCCGATGGCTCAATATTTGTGAAGAGCACGATATGGCGCTTTTTGTAGGTTGGACTACCGTTCCAAATTACTGCATGGGCTCTTTTGGTGAGAGGCGCGATGAGAACCGACAAGGCGGTTCTTTAGGTTTCTTGAACTGGGTTCTCGTCAATTTCTCACTTCTGGACGATAGTTTGGATAGGCTTCCTGGAGGTGACTTAGATACCTGAAGTTGTGCTGACCTGGCACGCTCAGTATGAAGTCACTGCCCAAGAGGCCGACCCCTAAGCCCCCCACCGAAGAGTCAATAGCCACGCGTCGGAAAAAAGTTGTTTACTTCATCCAGAAACCCACATTTGGCTCACAGCTCGAGGTTGCTTGAAAGGGAGGTTTCATGAACATAGCGATTCTCTGCCATGCCAGTGCAGGAGGTTCGGGGGTGGTGGCCACCGAGCTGGCCCTGGCCCTGGCCGGACTGGGCCATACCGTGCACGTGGTGGCCACCGAGCGGCCCTTCCGCCTAACCGAGGAGCGGCTGAGCGAGCTGGGCCTGAGCAGTAACCTGCTCTCTACCGGGCAAAACCCCGTGGGTCGGCTGGGCCGCATCTTCCAGGAGTCGCGCAAGAGCGTGGCCCGCTGGCTGGGGCTTCTGAAAAAACCCCTGGGGGCCGGCTCGCTGCACTTTCACCAGGTGCTCTCAGCGGACTACCCCCTGTTCCAGGAGCCCCTCACCCCGCTCACCGCGGCCAACTCCATCGCCGAGCTGATCGAGCGCTTCAAGATAGAGCTAGTACATGCCCACTACGCCATTCCTCATGCCACCAGCGCCATTCTGGCCCGCGAGATGGGGCTGCCCATCAAAGTGGTGACCACCCTGCACGGTACCGACGTAACCCTGGTGGGCCAGGAGCCCGCTTTCTCCAAGACCACCCAGCACGCTGTACGCACCTCGGATGCGGTGACGGCGGTCTCACAATCGCTGGCCCAGGATGCCCGGGCCAAATTGGGGGTGGAGCGCGAGATCGAGGTGATCTACAACTGGGTAGACCCCGAGCGTTTCAAGCCCAACCGTGACCCCACGTACCGGGCCCGTTTTGCCCAGCCTGAAGAAGCCATTGTAATGCACGTGTCCAACTTCCGCTCGGTTAAGCGCCCGCTGGACGCCCTGCGGGTGTTCGCCGGTATAGCCGAGCGGATGCCCGCGCGGATGCTTATGATCGGGGAAGGGCCTTTGCGCCAGGAAGCCATCGAGCTGGCCCATGAACTCGAGATTGCCGGGCGGGTACAGTTTTTGGAGTCCACCCCCGGCATCGAAAAGTTCATGAGCGTGGCCGACTTGTTCTTGTTGCCCTCCGAGCAGGAGTCCTTTGGCTTGGTGGCCCTGGAGGCCATGGCCAGCGGGGTGCCGGTGGTGGCAAGCCGGGTGGGGGGCCTGCCGGAGCTGATCGAGGAGGGCAAAACCGGCTTATTGCGCCCGATGGGCGATGTGCAGGGGATGCTCGAGGCCAGCCTGGAAATTTTGCAGAACCGCACCCGCCGCCGCAACATGGGCGAGGCCGCCCGCGCCCGGGCTATCGAACGTTTCCGGCCCGAGGTGGTGCTGCCCCGCTATCTCGAGGTCTACGAGAAAACCCTCGAGGCCTCCCCCTTACAAAGCTAGGTACACCGTCGGGTTATCACACCTTCAAAGGCTCCCGGCCGCTGTACAAACCACCTTACCCAAATCAGGCACTGCAGTTATGTTTAGAGCATGAACCGCCGTGCTTACCCATCGGACGTCCGTGATGAGGAATGGGCTCTGGTGCTGCCCTATTTGACCCTCGCCCCGCTGGAAGCACCCCAGCGCAAGTACGACCTGCGCGAAGTGTTCAACGCCCTGCGCTGGATGGTTCGAACCGGTGCTCAGTGGGACTACCTGCCCCACGACTTCCCACCCCCCCATATCGTTCAGGCGCAAGCCTACCGCTGGATGAACCGGGGGGTCTTCGAAGACCTGGTACACGACCTGCGCATGACCCTGCGAATGCTCCAGGGCAAAGCCGCCCATCCCAGCGCTGCCATCTACGATGCTCGCACCCTACAGTCCACCCCGCAAAGTGGGGAGCGGGCCGGATACGATGGGTACAAACGACGCAAGGGAAGCAAAGTTCACCTGGCGGTAGATACCCTGGGGCATCTGCTGGCCCTGGTAGTAACGGCGGCCAGTGAACAGGAACGGGCCCAGGTGGGAGCCCTCAGTCAACAGGTGCAGGAAGTGACGGGGGAGCAGGTGGAAGTGGCCTTTGTGGATCAGGGTTACACTGGGGAGGAAGCGGCACAAGCGGCAGAGGCGGAAGGCATCGCCCTGTGTGTGGTCAAGGTGGAAGGGGCCAAACGAGGATTCGTGCTGCTGCCGAAGCGTTGGGTGGTGGAACGTTCGTTTGCCTGGACATCCCGGTTTCGCAGGCTGGCGCGAGACTATGAGCGGCTGGCTGAGACCTTGCGAGGTTGGCACTGGTTGGCTTTTTCGATTCTGATGACAGCGAAAACTGTGGAGCTTTTACGAACAGCTAGTTAGCGGCTCTAAGGGAGCGCCATAAAAGCCCCAACAGCTCGCGGATCGCTACGCCTAGCGAGGCTTCGGGGTGGGTAATCCAGTGTACCCCCAGCGAGAAGCCGGGGTCTTCGATGAATAGGGCCCGCAGGGTGCCGGCCTCCACCTCGGGCTGGACAAACGAGCGGGCGGCTACCCCCACCCCTAGCCCGGCAGCGGCGGCGGTCTTGACCCCATACAGACTGCCACACTCCACCAGACGCTCGGGCACAATGCCGTGGCGCTCGAGGAACTGCTCGAGGCGCAAACGCAAACGCGAGTTGCGCTGGGGTACCAGCACCGGCATATCTTCCAACAAACCCAGCGCCACCCCCCCCATATTTGCCCAGGGGTGCGAAGGGGCCACGATCAACACCGCCTCCTCGGCGGTCAGGCGGCGGGCTTCCAGGGGCTCCGGCAGGGCTTCGCTGCCGCCCAACACCAGCGCCCCGTCCAGGTCGCGCTGGTACACCTGGCCGATGAGCTCGAGCGTGGTGCCGTGGGTCAGTTGAAACTCGCAGCGCCCCTCCTGCGCACGGGCCCAGTCCAAAAGCGCGACCTGGTAGCGTGGAATCAGGCTCCAGGCCAGGCCCACCTCGAGGCCGGGGATGCGCTGATGTCGCTTTTCTTCGATAAAGCGGGTGGCCTGGGCCAGGCTGCGATTCACCGCGCAAGCATAGGGCAGCAGGGCCTTGCCGGCCTCGGTCAGGGTGATGCCCTGGGGGGTGCGTTCGTAAAGGGGCTGGCGCACAGCCTCCTCAAGGGCCTTCAGGGTCTTGCTCACTGCAGGTTGGCTCAGGTGCAGTACCTCGGCAGCCCGGCTCAGGCTCCTGAGTTCGGCCACCACGCAAAATACCACCAAATACCGAGGGTTTAGGCGCATAGTTTTCGGGAACCATCATACCCGATGTGATGACAAATATAACCTATAGCTATTTGCCTAAATAAAAGGTTATATCTACCCTGATCTAAACAATCGTCAGGTTTCAAGGGAGGCTGGTTTTTATGATTATAAGGGAGGAGAAAGCACTTGGGGTAAGGGGCCAGATCAAGGAGCGGCTCCATCACAAAATCCTGATTGTAGGCGGGGGCACTGCGGGCCTTACGGTTGCGGCCCAACTCCGCCGCAAAGGGGTGGAGGACGTGGCCGTACTCGAGCCCTCTAACAAGCACTACTACCAGGCCGCTTGGACGCTGGTGGGCGCCGGCACCTACCGCCCCGAAGCCACGGTGCGGCCTCAGGAGCGCCTGATTCCTACGGGCGTGCGCTGGGTTCAAGACCACGCCGAAGAAATAGATCCCTCGGCTCAGGTGGTGCGTACCCGCGGCGGCCGGGAAATCGGCTACGACTTTTTGGTGGTTGCGGCCGGTATCCAACTCGACTGGCACAAAATCGAGGGGCTGGAGGAAACCCTGGGCAAAAACGGCGTAAGCAGCAACTACCGCTACGATCTCGCCCCCCAAACCTGGGGCTTTATCCAGCAACTCAAGGGCGGAGTGGCCCTCTTCAGCGCCCCCAGCACGCCCATCAAGTGCGGCGGCGCCCCCCAAAAAATCATGTACCTGACCGCCGACTACGCCCGCCGTAAGGGCCTGGCCAAAGATACCCAGGTCATCTTCGGCTCGGCCGGCACTACCATCTTCGGGGTACCCGAAATCAAGAACGTGCTGGATCGGGTGATTGCCCGCTACGGCATCGAAACCCGCTTCCATCACGAGTTGGTAGCGGTAAACGGCGAGAAAAAAGAGGCCACCTACGAGTTCACTCCCAATCACCCCGAGGTTAAGGCCCGCCCCAGCGCCCCCCGGCCCCGCGTCACCATCCCCTTCGACTTTTTGCACGTGGTGCCCCCGCAAAGCGCCCCGGACTTCCTCAAGCAAAGCCCCCTCGCCGACCCCAGCACCCCCCTCGGCTGGGTGCAGGTAGACAAGCACACCCTCCAACATGTGCGCTTCCCCAACGTATTTAGCTTGGGTGACGCCAGCAGCCTGCCCACCTCCAAGACCGGGGCGGCCATCCGCAAGCAGGCCCCAGTGCTGGTGGAAAACCTGTTAGCGGTGATGCAGGGCCAAGCGCCCTCTAAGCAGTACAATGGCTATACTTCCTGCCCCCTGGTGACGGCCTATGGCAAGATGTTTTTGGCCGAGTTTATCTACGACAATCTCTGGCACCCCACCCTGCCCATCAACACCCAAAAAGAGCGCTA
This genomic stretch from Meiothermus sp. harbors:
- a CDS encoding phosphodiester glycosidase family protein gives rise to the protein MRPWLLLLGVFLPMSYAQTPPTPEGNPVLLPAGKLGLEVVQEKGALTFRKNGLEFTYVEGIGWAPPLDANLPPPQGMLLPAAVLRAVGLVAAPEARVRFSAEARRLRLVLDLPEGDAVQPVLSDLTPYPGRLELSLPYFVPGLEGVQPAGVELAARYEVQSTLVTLQAPPGRLYRYRSFLLESPRRYVLDVYYLELEREEAVQPGFRYRELWAWTPEPVRMYWLQALPGRWRLEPVGRPGERRVLPEMAPGALALLNGGYFDGRTGTPIGLWVRGGVPLSLPFGRSALFWQDDTVFAGLPRFNASVQLADGRTLRVGLNLARARYTAHTLPGPVGRTGENVHLVQGEQIVATYPAPFELPEGFWALTFPVEEPLARTGETLRLLVNLEPPVNYALEAGPLLIQSGTNVFSPTAEPFRDRAPVEAVAAQSAVAWTQDGALYFIVTEPMRPEALARTLQELGFWGAIRMDGGGSAQLWVKGQLKNPNGSLLGARPVVSGLALYPKP
- the bshA gene encoding N-acetyl-alpha-D-glucosaminyl L-malate synthase BshA gives rise to the protein MNIAILCHASAGGSGVVATELALALAGLGHTVHVVATERPFRLTEERLSELGLSSNLLSTGQNPVGRLGRIFQESRKSVARWLGLLKKPLGAGSLHFHQVLSADYPLFQEPLTPLTAANSIAELIERFKIELVHAHYAIPHATSAILAREMGLPIKVVTTLHGTDVTLVGQEPAFSKTTQHAVRTSDAVTAVSQSLAQDARAKLGVEREIEVIYNWVDPERFKPNRDPTYRARFAQPEEAIVMHVSNFRSVKRPLDALRVFAGIAERMPARMLMIGEGPLRQEAIELAHELEIAGRVQFLESTPGIEKFMSVADLFLLPSEQESFGLVALEAMASGVPVVASRVGGLPELIEEGKTGLLRPMGDVQGMLEASLEILQNRTRRRNMGEAARARAIERFRPEVVLPRYLEVYEKTLEASPLQS
- a CDS encoding IS5 family transposase — encoded protein: MNRRAYPSDVRDEEWALVLPYLTLAPLEAPQRKYDLREVFNALRWMVRTGAQWDYLPHDFPPPHIVQAQAYRWMNRGVFEDLVHDLRMTLRMLQGKAAHPSAAIYDARTLQSTPQSGERAGYDGYKRRKGSKVHLAVDTLGHLLALVVTAASEQERAQVGALSQQVQEVTGEQVEVAFVDQGYTGEEAAQAAEAEGIALCVVKVEGAKRGFVLLPKRWVVERSFAWTSRFRRLARDYERLAETLRGWHWLAFSILMTAKTVELLRTAS
- a CDS encoding LysR family transcriptional regulator produces the protein MRLNPRYLVVFCVVAELRSLSRAAEVLHLSQPAVSKTLKALEEAVRQPLYERTPQGITLTEAGKALLPYACAVNRSLAQATRFIEEKRHQRIPGLEVGLAWSLIPRYQVALLDWARAQEGRCEFQLTHGTTLELIGQVYQRDLDGALVLGGSEALPEPLEARRLTAEEAVLIVAPSHPWANMGGVALGLLEDMPVLVPQRNSRLRLRLEQFLERHGIVPERLVECGSLYGVKTAAAAGLGVGVAARSFVQPEVEAGTLRALFIEDPGFSLGVHWITHPEASLGVAIRELLGLLWRSLRAAN
- a CDS encoding FAD/NAD(P)-binding oxidoreductase, yielding MIIREEKALGVRGQIKERLHHKILIVGGGTAGLTVAAQLRRKGVEDVAVLEPSNKHYYQAAWTLVGAGTYRPEATVRPQERLIPTGVRWVQDHAEEIDPSAQVVRTRGGREIGYDFLVVAAGIQLDWHKIEGLEETLGKNGVSSNYRYDLAPQTWGFIQQLKGGVALFSAPSTPIKCGGAPQKIMYLTADYARRKGLAKDTQVIFGSAGTTIFGVPEIKNVLDRVIARYGIETRFHHELVAVNGEKKEATYEFTPNHPEVKARPSAPRPRVTIPFDFLHVVPPQSAPDFLKQSPLADPSTPLGWVQVDKHTLQHVRFPNVFSLGDASSLPTSKTGAAIRKQAPVLVENLLAVMQGQAPSKQYNGYTSCPLVTAYGKMFLAEFIYDNLWHPTLPINTQKERYDMWLLKKHGLPFMYWNLMLKGRA